Below is a genomic region from Amphiura filiformis chromosome 19, Afil_fr2py, whole genome shotgun sequence.
attttattttgcccccccctccgaCCAAGacagctggctacgcccctgagtaCAACCAaggaacatatgtgacgtgtcatgttaaaacatacacttttgggcaggttatcaattttgaggtttttacataatcTTAAATATAGTTATTTTGCTCCAAAACGCCGCTagtatgaaatcggacattcctagaAGCGAAGATATGGAAATTTAGATGTCGGcctttttgataattattgataatgttgagagtaggaatgaccttgaaaaagaCAATCAGACAATAGTTTTAAACATTAGCATCATaaatttgcagaaaacccaaattgtgaaaaaatcacccgtcAATTACTATACTCCATTttagatcctgcccaaaagtgcctgctttcgatataccacgtcataTTATGTCAATGTGTGTTTGAAtatcaatataatgatgttactcgcgaatgcacactaaaacagcaaTTTCCAATTCTACCAGATCTATTTTCTATCTGTTGATCACGACGATGTCGATCCTCGTTGAGtaccaagagcaaccgctggtggCGCATCTTATTGTGAATCGAGAATTGCCGTATGAAATTGACGTCCGCATTCAGTATCGCCTGGTATCGCGTCCAATGCCGGTGAAGTAGGTGTGAGGCTCATTCTGACGAGCTCGGAATGTGTACAAGTGGCGAATCGATATAGAGCACGGGGGAGGGGTAagcaatcgatttgaaaattgcCGAAATGGCTCCCCCATCAGGTCTGGTGCTCAATCATGATCTTCCTCCCCTCAAACGGTCCGCCACGCTACGCTATACTTTGTGCAAATACTTAATATTTCATGCTTTtcgttttttgtgtgtgttgtcTTTCCATTTCAGATTTTGTGTCAAATTCATGGACTTTGTTCAGGCTCCTCGAGTCGCATTCTGCCAGTACTTGGTAGGTTCCAAGCACACGTTCAATACAGTTTACCTTCAGACGTACGTGATAATACGTGTATGACATAATTACCACGATTACAGAGATCTTGGTTTCAACCCTCTCTTAATTTCCAATCATTGCATTGCTCTTTGAAACactttaaatgtcaaaaatatcatttataataatttgtcataaatttgtattatatcctgaatttcaaaaaaaaaatcaaaattatttgatatcagaaggacatttttcgttttcaaaatgcaattttgatgTGTCCTATGTGCTctcgggtcccacaaaaatactgtgcaaacgtaacGGTTTATTTCTGTTCTTTTTTGTATCCAGATGTTCTATCTATTGTTTCTGGCTTTGTTCTCATACATGATGTTATCTGATCAGTTAGCAAGCCGTTGGCCGCAAGAAGTGGAATATGTATTGATGGTTTGGGTTGCAACATTCATTGCTGAAGAAATCCGCGAGGTACTGAAAACCTTCATTTTTAGTATCATAAGAAAACCCCAATATTATATGACTCAAAAGCTTAAAATTATGTAAGATGCGATGTGGGAAAACGTTTCTAATATTCATGCACTTTTCCAGGGGTCGATGTCTCTCATGTCCTTTAGAGACTGGAATCAGTTtttcagaatggtcgactgcagatccgtcgaatcaacgctttttcaatgggaaatgaactttgctgtcaccgacggatctgcactcgacagcTGTTTTTCTCGTTTACGCGTTAGATCAAATATTGCACCGTTTTAGGAGCAAGACGCAAGTCTTATGCAATGGCATTTCCTGAAGAACGTTAAGTTTGTAGAAATTGGACTCAGTGTGCCAGCTTGGCGAAGAGAGCCGTAACTGTCTCATAGTATGGGTCGTTGTCGAGTTcctacgggaagatcatttaaaacagaCCCAAGTTTGAACATGCAGACGGGTGAAGTGCTACACAACAATCTAAAACACAAGCTTGAATGGTATCCTGTAAAACCTCTTCTAGAAGCATCTCTGCTTATAGACGAGTACCTCCGACAAAACCAGGGCAAAACGTTAGAATGAAGCGCACCCTCTACAAATTATTTGCACGTTTAGAAGCAGAGGTGCTTTTAGATGCAGTTTTACGGTTTTTATTGTATGTTGGATACTTTTGGTGCATTGTTGGATATGGACACTACATTTCCTAATCGTCAAAGTTATATCAGTTAGTTTGAGTTTAGAAAATTGTTTAATAAATAGTATTTTAAGTTCCCTAAGATAGGGAAGACCATCGCGTTGTAAAATTAAGTTTTACGAAAAGAGCCATGGTTTCAACTATGTCTTTCTGCAGATGATTGCCCACTCACCGAAAAGATACTTCAGAGTGCCATGGAATTGGAATGACATCTTCAATCTCACTCTGTTCACCGTTGGTATGATACTTCGTCTCACAGCATTCGGCAGGAATGAGGCTAGGATCATCTTAGCTTTCAGTCTCTTTGGGTTTTACTTCCGATTGCTGCACGAGCTTACACCGTTTAAATTTACAGGACCGAAAGTGCTAATGGTTGGACAAATGGTATGTATGGTCATGTTCCGGCTATTAATTATAGAATAAAggtaagtaaaacaacgaggcgaagccgagttgttttacgccaaaaataatgatttcgcccgtgttatatgagacgatagatgcacgacagcagttaaaaacaatacctttattcttattcttaaacacttcaattcaaattgaaatatcataagtattacaaattttaatcaaattaaatcctatattttacaaggaactacctagggcttaaaatcgatcagtcccgttgttgctatgcgtctccgattggttcaaatagcgagtacgagtaTCGCGTTGATTGAAaccagtggctaaaaccaatacctttatttctCTTCGGAAAGGGGAACAAGAACATGCTTATTATTACAATTGCTTAGGATATCGACACCCTTAcgaccaaaaatcatattcttTTTCTACTCTTTCATGCTTCTAAATGTGTATGGATAAAGAACTACTCCCTACTAGAACTagtaataaaagtaaaatttaaatatttggcCACTTTTGGaaattagggtgtttttcgtatactgtgacaatcaagcccaaagacttgtacatgtttcattcttagccAACGATTTAATTAAAcacaaaaaaaagtgaaaattagagcataatttcagcatatactcaagattttgaatgcttagacttgttccaagtgtGATTTTTAtgactcaattgtcagaaaacatgccaaaagtgtatgtttttggctcttttttcaagaaaatagtaaaatagtgaacgttttcttttatctccagttaggactaagtgaatgattaggattgagctgtttcatttggcagaacttgataatattttttttatcccaaaaaattagtgctgtattttttggaATGCTGAGTAGTGATCACCGAGGCCAATCCCGAAAAATCAAGGCAAATGTTTCCACGGGAACTGTTACAGACCCTTTCACATTTTAAAGAGATTTTTTGTGACATTGCTTTTCTAGATACTTGACGTGCTTGTAATACTTACCATTATGATCATTCTGCTCCTCGCCTATGGAATGTCAACAACTGCAATCCTGTATCCGCATACCTCTGATCCGGTGTCTCTCGTCACATCCATCATATATCGGCCATACTTTCAAATCTATGGGGAACTTGCCCTCGACAGTATCGATGGTAAGTAACGAAATGCAGGAAACGCATAATTGACTTCCGCGTACCGACGAATGCCAAATCACTATAAACCGCAGCTACATAAACCTGTGAAATGTCATACGCGATTCATTTTACCTAACTCGTCGTGATTTCTGCATACCGTTGAATGGCAAATTACTATAAACCGTGCATAACCTTTGAATTGTCgtgggagcacaccactaaattgaAATGcacgtaaaaataaaaaatactcttAGAAAAAATGGTTTTAATATAGGACCTCCATATTATACAGGACGGCTCACGAGAAAGGGGTTTCCAGCGGAGCCCTGAAATATGTGTCATGCAGGTGTGTGTTGGTTTGGGATAGAGGTTCATATGCATAAGTTCGCTCTGCGACATGTTATGTATATGTCGCTTTCCACGGCAAATCATCTGTAATTTGTCTTCCGCACTGTTCTGTCTacccaccacacaaaaatctcaagTCTGATATCGTCAGACGTCAAAATAGACTAAAtcataaatctcaataaaattgttCATCTTAACCAGAGTGAAACCGCCTtgacagggccgttcctagggattttgccgccctaggcaaagcctctccctccCCGAGCATACCACCAAAAAGCgttaatcatttttttttcagtggcggagctagggttttaccactaattaatttgggttataatgatattgaatatcggtcttaaattgatattgCAAAATAATGAACTTGTACAAACTGCGcaggaaaattttgactttcaacacttggaggggcgcagaatcgatcctgaattggtcaattcggcgttCCCTACGGGAGGCgctgtcattttttcttcacttttctttctccatttccgtttttttttttccctttttgcgcccctctacatttgccgccctaggcgaccgccttacctggcctaatggtcggaacggccctgcgcCTTGAGCATTGAGAGATGAGAGAGTAATCTATTCGTATCAAAAATGTAATGCACAAtcacaggagggtgaaagtgcataggaacaatgccggaaactacgtcacgctattgttcgaccttacgacctaggctacatcatttttaacgcatgcgtgttcgtcaatacagctttagactcctccaccttcgcaacacggtacgtggagtgactggaatcacactgacggcggaggagaatactagctggtcaaacagtttaattctatcaagcatataatacctgaacaattgaatatatgaatacaaaagccacctaagtccatactttggccaaattgagttaagcatgggaaattgttgctatacataggcctgtcatatgcatgaaagaacaactcaaattcattctctgtgtctattgggcatgtgaaaaatagcatgtatgaaagaatcacccaattccatgatttgagtaacacattgattgaaatccagtatgtataaaagtccacttgtaacacattcattgctagagaatgacttttgaacaaaaatgggtttaataaaggaaagtgtgtggtttatattacatggcagaatgcttatcaacattatacatacctgtgtgctttattttgtattatcttactagtggtaatctcattctaacattgttgtctttgtatatgattcaaaaaccacctaagtccaaaatttaaaatgaaccccacgaagtccctgaaatgctaatcgtcatacctaatacaggttaatccactcatttgcacgtaaaacttaccatattgaccaggtaaatctaactgaaggaattaaaatgatacatggttttttctctcaaaataacttcgcatggacttaagtggcttttgtattcatgtattcaattgtaaaagGGACGCAGGGTTGAGCGCTGgcttacccttttttttttttaaatgatggccGAGCGGATTTGCCAAATTAATTGGAGCAGCGCCACCCCTCCTTTTAGGGTAAAATATAAAAGTAGCGAAGACTGGTTTCTAAAAGCGCAGATTTATGCGAACAGAAATACTGCCACCATCAGGgtaagttggtgtggcagaacacaccgaggtatccgtcaaaggaatcctggtcaggcttaaaaacacaataaacaatgaatattattatttgttaacaagttttattaaatgttcttactctacaaaatgcatcttaatctactacatgaataacagtttatgtcacaaatggcttaCCATACTTGACTGAAAGGAATGATTTAGTTTACAATGCACAGctgtttaattaaacaattagcaACAGTGTGTTTTATCTGCTGTGTTATGACGCAAATGGCATACCATACCTGTATTATGACCCAAATGGCCTGCCATACCTTTTTATGATTAAACGcattacatcattttacataaaGTTTCACAATTTACATAAACAAAGAATACTTTTTTATCAAGGTACCTTTTTTTAGGATTCATCAAAGTACCTGACACATGTAAATACATTATAAACAAAGGTCACTGTACTATTAACTTCATGCACAAACTATTTGAAATGCCAAACCTCACAATTGATTTTTACCTTACTCCTATACTCAATATGGCTTCGACTACAACTGTACTTCTCGTTTCCCAATATTCTCGCACCTTTCCTTTAATAATTTTACCCGCAACACCTGGGCCTAAACTATTTTAATGGTCTCACCCGGAAGTTGGCAAAAATGCGTGAGTCGAACCATGTTTAATGTCACACCTGAAAGTTAATTAAAACACGTAGGTTGAATCATTTTTAATGGTCACATGACCCGAAAGTTTGCCGAACACATGAATCAAACCATTTTTCACTTATTAAATCCGTACCCGCGATAACTGTTTTAATCCACAATCCCATGCAATACATTTACATTACGACTCTTTCACGTACATGTAAAATCTTTTAATACCACACAATCCATTATGACTCTAACACTGTACACAATGTTAACTCGCAATTTGAGCGCCTCAAACCCTCGCGTCTCTAAACTCTCACTAAAGCCCTCTCACAACTCGTCTAATCTGCAACTCCTAAATGCATAAGCCACAAAAGCGCAAttgccaacattaatattacattttacaattatttcacaaaaatgacatgaatgcacactgcaagcattatttttgaaaccataTTACGCCTACACACTGAACATGTGTTTAGTGAATGTCCTCATGGTAATCTATGTTGCGCACCACCTTCGGGAGTTGATGCTGGGAAcaacatcaacacattctgcaccactgcgcagatttccacttgaaagacaatCTTTTTAATATAACACAAGCTTTTTATACACACttgtacaatatttcaacaaTGGCTGCATCATTCATCACATTTTTAATGATCTATTTTTGTCACACACCAATcatcaatttcaatgctaattttgtcAGCAATGGCTTGCCATGACCAAGTTATAAATACACAAttgtatttaccagtgttttgCCAAAGTACACAACATGGTTTCTTACTTGTACACAAGTTATTTACAAAGCATGAATACACATTTTATCAACacatttttataggcctacaaatcttGAATCAAATGGTGCACTAATATACCTCTACACAAAGCATTTAGCCAAACCTGAAATATGATTACGCAATCAGCATGCAAAAATTTGGTAAATTATGCAACTACATGTTATTTAAAGTCACACATTATTTCAACCTGACCTACTTTTTCGCAAAGTGCACAAAATCTGAACCATGCTCACAATCGCAATTATGACGCTTTTGGCGCACCATACTTTAGCTATAAAATGTCAATCAACATGATGAAATAGCTTCAAATCTCTATTTACACAAAGGTCAACTTTCTGTACACAAAATGTCATGACAATTCCCAATCATCTGTGCTGCTtgttttacaaaacataatattttaacccaatttacTTTCCACAAGGTTTTGACCCAATCCCAGCCAAACAATGACCTGAACTTGAACTCTGAcccaattttagatattttgactCTCAAAACAATGTCCAAAACAAATACAACCCAAAACATTGCACAAAACACATcccaatttggcaaacatttgtttaACTCATCCCCCCCTCAAGaagcacaaattgtttgtttacatttagatatgcatatcaaaaatcataaactcacattaaaaatatacacacaatgtCCAATGTCGTCGCCTGTTGATGATGCTTGTCTGCCGTTGTCGCGAGTGCACTTTCGAAGAAATTAATAAATCCATGCGATGGAAGAAAACGGCGTCTTCGCTAAATCACTTGAAAATATCATGTCCATTGCATACGTCATGAGCTGCCAAAACTCCATTGAAGATATAACCTCAAT
It encodes:
- the LOC140140313 gene encoding transient receptor potential cation channel subfamily M member 5-like is translated as MDFVQAPRVAFCQYLMFYLLFLALFSYMMLSDQLASRWPQEVEYVLMVWVATFIAEEIREMIAHSPKRYFRVPWNWNDIFNLTLFTVGMILRLTAFGRNEARIILAFSLFGFYFRLLHELTPFKFTGPKVLMVGQMILDVLVILTIMIILLLAYGMSTTAILYPHTSDPVSLVTSIIYRPYFQIYGELALDSIDVTADDGGCTTNETAIQLDGAMRCPEHVGWGVFCLALWMILSNALLLNLLIAMFSNTYERVNEKNELFWRFMRYSITKEYYKKPSLAPPFIIIVHFWRLGRFMFRNIWTWNSPTLKLGFNEDQQRHIKALEKQVVYDYIMKKRQDEQEQDRKEQMPDRLDMLESQLKLFKSHVDERFDKVPVRVLP